The Lacerta agilis isolate rLacAgi1 chromosome 14, rLacAgi1.pri, whole genome shotgun sequence sequence ggggaaagggttaaattccCCAGCGCTGCAGGCTTGACACCACCTCCTGGGTCGCATTTTACACTTTATATAATTTGTGGAGGCCCTGTTCCCATAGCCATATTGGACACTACCCCTAGTATGCAAAATCTTCCCTTCCTCTGTTCCTCTCACACCACATTCCTTGTTGAGAAGTCCTCATGGACTGCTTCCTTTTGAAACTTCCAGTACAGACTGGAGAGAGCACTGGTGTAGAGCTCTAATCCCCCCACTACAAGCAGCATTTAGGTtgtccattgttttgtttttttaccaaagAGAGAGTCCCCCATTCCCAGCACCACCCTGGCTGGTGCGCCTCCTCCTGCACCGTTCCTGATGGACAGGAAGTCGTTCTGCTCCTCTAAGTTCTGGATGAGAGCTTTCAGCTCACAgttctccagctccagctcctggATCCTCTTCTCCTGCCGCACAGCAGCCTCCTCCCGAGACGCCAGCGCTCTCCTCAACTCTGCCACCTGCCGCTCCAGTTCTCTGATCAGTTCAGCATACAGACTCATCACTCTGCTCTTGTCCCTGACAGGCATGCATTCATGAGCGTTTTGATGACAGCAACCCATCACCTGGTGACTCAATGACGGGGGTTGTGACAAATCCACTCCTGGTCTGGCAGGGGCAGAGATAGACATGTAAGGGGCTGCATGGGCAGCCTCAGGATTTTCTGGAGTCCTCCTGCACTGTGGCATACTGAAAGGACACTGGCTTTGGAGATCCAAATTCTGGGAGACTTGTCCGTAAGACATCCCCTGTAGTTCCAGCATTGGAGGGAATGGAGGGGCAAGGCTTGGACTAGTGTGTCTTCTACCAGCAAGCTTGGCTTTTTTCCGGTTCTTGCCTTCTTTGAATGGGCATGTTAGGGGACAGCAGGCTTTTCCAGCGCTCCTTAGTGGTTGGGTGCTGGAAGCagacaaaaagaagaaggaatTTTCAAGGAAAAGGATCTTGCAAAGCCTGGAAGCAACTACCACAGAATGATTCTCTCTTATGAATCAGCTGTGCCGCTTTTAAGTTCCCCAGAATCTTCCCTGTCGTTCTTGCTGTTTCATTAAAAACAGTAACATGAAAGTGACTAGCACTCATTGCAAAGGAAATCTTAACACGGGAAAATTGTGTCCTTTCTAGAACAGAGACTTGAGTCGCTGAGTGTTCCTTAATTGCAGATGGCCCATTTGAGCTCATTAATAACCTGCATGGTCCCAATTTAGTTCTTAAAGATTAAGTAAATGctggcattaaaaaacaaaacaatgcaacaCTTGCTAGTGAGGACACTATCCCTCCAAACTGCTCAAAGTCTTGTTATCTCACCTAAATTGTACCCCACCTTCTATGCTGCATGGCTCTCCTACAACTTTTTTTCCTCTCCCATCCTGTCATTTTTGCAATATGAATTCCTACTGCAATTCAACATTACCACTGGAATGTCATTTTTCATTCTTCAGATGGCCCTTTACAAGCACATCCCACTAGAAAACACATGGTGACAGTATTGTGCCTGGACTTTCTCCATACCTGACACATTCTTCAGCCACTCGTTGCTGAGAGGTCAACTTGTGGGGCTGATGAAAAGTGGAACTCCCCAGAGCGTTGCCTTTCATTCCTGCTTCCTCCTGAAGATTATCATCCATACGTTGCTGCACAGCCTAGGATTAGGAGCTTGTTGGGTCTGTGACACCTTCAGCTATTGGTCCCCATCTTTGAAGAGGCCAGCACCTGCATCAGAAACTGTCCAAAACCAACCCTTAGTATGAGCCAGAGTTTGATAGAATTTGTTGTCAGCAAAGACATGGGAGCATGTAAATAAATCCAGAATGAAGTGTTTCAAAGCTTCTGCGAGGGTGCCTACCCTTGTCACCAACAGCCTTCTCCCACAAGTCTGAGTTTAAGGCTACATATACACCATTTTTAAACATGTTATttccgccaaagaatcctgggaactgtagtttacccctcacagagctgcagttcccagcacccataacacaTCAAAGTTtccacaattcttttttttaataaaaaatattttattaacatAATTTTAATAGTACAAAACAATTCGCTCCTCATCTTGTAGAGGAGACAATGAGAATCTAaagtagta is a genomic window containing:
- the LOC117059490 gene encoding uncharacterized protein LOC117059490, which produces MDDNLQEEAGMKGNALGSSTFHQPHKLTSQQRVAEECVSTQPLRSAGKACCPLTCPFKEGKNRKKAKLAGRRHTSPSLAPPFPPMLELQGMSYGQVSQNLDLQSQCPFSMPQCRRTPENPEAAHAAPYMSISAPARPGVDLSQPPSLSHQVMGCCHQNAHECMPVRDKSRVMSLYAELIRELERQVAELRRALASREEAAVRQEKRIQELELENCELKALIQNLEEQNDFLSIRNGAGGGAPARVVLGMGDSLFDVNENNIQFLKSLVAVLENVTPSQVSGLQPPPSLEDQRHAPATVPHISPGGLSPWINAGDGPGSPIGLSDATSTWDNHVQETLSDESPVWASPMEENGRTKLELVPNSQVYVSHHQLDDLSQVSTDKPELMTRRLLDYFFSRETLARSSATGQRIAHNNMTMEKPTPLPVAVVNAIKEYVTKTCGRGCNFNAVINSKCGTSRRAVKKMIDPDCQSGPNGVTTTIFQEPLKG